A section of the Paracoccaceae bacterium genome encodes:
- a CDS encoding ATP-binding cassette domain-containing protein — protein MREWGERVTANNTDLELVNVTKRYGTAVAVDAISHKFQPNSYTCLLGPSGCGKSSTLRMIAGHEIVTEGSILLGGKDISDLPPARRGTAMMFQNYALFPHLSVAENVAFSLKMKGVGKDERMAQGGKMLELVDLSDLSDRLPAQLSGGQQQRVALARALITSPQALLLDEPLSALDPFLRLRMRGELKKLQRELNIGFLHVTHGQDEALALADEIVVMNDAVIEQAGPAREVFNAPKTKFVAQFIGGHNVIVLPEGDVAVRTDAVTTTTVKDGRFEASVLAVEYQGNHVSLLAKMAGDQEVTALIPDAEFFGNPHNPGDQIGLNWDQKNQHQLTA, from the coding sequence ATGCGTGAGTGGGGAGAACGCGTGACAGCAAATAATACCGACCTTGAATTGGTGAATGTTACCAAGCGCTATGGAACCGCCGTGGCCGTGGATGCGATCAGCCACAAATTCCAGCCGAATTCCTATACCTGCCTGCTTGGTCCGTCCGGCTGTGGCAAGTCGTCGACCTTGCGCATGATTGCCGGGCACGAGATTGTCACCGAAGGATCGATCCTTCTGGGCGGCAAAGATATCTCGGACCTGCCGCCCGCCAGGCGCGGCACGGCGATGATGTTTCAGAACTACGCGCTGTTTCCGCACCTGAGCGTTGCCGAAAACGTCGCCTTCAGCCTGAAGATGAAGGGTGTCGGCAAGGACGAGCGCATGGCCCAGGGCGGCAAGATGCTAGAGCTTGTTGATCTGTCTGACCTGTCGGATCGCCTGCCCGCGCAATTGTCGGGCGGTCAGCAACAGCGGGTCGCGCTGGCGCGCGCCCTGATCACCAGCCCGCAGGCCCTGCTGCTGGATGAACCGCTGTCCGCACTTGACCCGTTCTTGCGCCTGCGCATGCGCGGAGAGTTGAAGAAGCTGCAGCGCGAACTGAACATCGGATTCCTGCATGTGACCCACGGCCAGGACGAAGCCCTGGCCCTGGCGGACGAGATTGTGGTGATGAATGACGCGGTGATTGAACAGGCTGGCCCGGCGCGCGAGGTCTTCAACGCCCCGAAAACCAAATTCGTCGCACAATTCATCGGCGGGCATAACGTCATCGTCCTGCCCGAAGGCGACGTTGCCGTGCGCACCGATGCCGTTACGACCACCACCGTGAAAGACGGCCGTTTTGAAGCCAGCGTGCTGGCGGTCGAATATCAGGGCAATCACGTGTCCCTGCTGGCGAAAATGGCCGGCGACCAGGAAGTGACCGCCCTGATCCCCGACGCCGAATTCTTCGGCAACCCGCATAATCCCGGCGATCAGATCGGGCTGAACTGGGATCAGAAGAACCAACACCAACTGACTGCATGA